A single genomic interval of Campylobacter sp. MIT 12-8780 harbors:
- a CDS encoding C40 family peptidase: MLQFVFIVSLSFFISACFSSYSSYKTQRGVNATPSKLESIRKEWQRTPYRLGGVSKKGADCSGFTQSVLSQHFRTQIPRTTALQMKSGQKISRRNLRAGDLVFFRTGRGPNGLHVGIYVKNNNFIHLSPRGGAREGSLNSSYWKPKYLGARRYIK, translated from the coding sequence ATTTTACAATTTGTTTTTATTGTAAGCTTAAGCTTTTTTATATCAGCTTGTTTTAGCTCTTATTCATCATATAAAACACAAAGAGGCGTTAATGCCACACCTTCAAAGCTTGAAAGCATTCGCAAAGAATGGCAAAGAACGCCGTATCGTTTGGGCGGGGTAAGCAAAAAGGGTGCGGATTGCTCTGGCTTTACTCAAAGCGTGCTTTCACAACACTTTCGCACACAAATTCCACGAACAACCGCTTTGCAGATGAAAAGCGGACAAAAAATTTCACGCAGGAATTTAAGAGCTGGGGATTTGGTGTTTTTTAGGACAGGCAGGGGACCAAATGGCTTGCATGTGGGAATTTATGTGAAAAATAATAATTTTATCCATCTCTCACCTCGCGGTGGGGCAAGAGAGGGTTCGTTAAATAGCAGTTATTGGAAACCTAAATACTTAGGTGCAAGACGATATATAAAATGA
- the murI gene encoding glutamate racemase, which translates to MRIGVFDSGIGGLSVLKPLLEARFFDEVVYYGDTARVPYGVKDKETIVRFSLEALEFFEPFNLDMLIIACNTVSAYALKELRARTKMPIFGVIDAGVSAVSRTLQNKNDEILIIATQATIKSKRYQNRLEKLGFSHIKALATGLFVPMVEEGIFEGKVVESAFEYYFSSLQSKPKALILGCTHFPLLAKPLQEYFGEDTLLIHSGQALADQLERKFQLKRKNKKTKVSYYASSDIKKLKEKARIWLKR; encoded by the coding sequence ATGAGAATAGGTGTATTTGACAGCGGGATTGGTGGCTTGAGCGTGTTAAAGCCTTTGCTTGAAGCGAGGTTTTTTGATGAAGTGGTGTATTATGGCGATACAGCACGCGTGCCTTACGGGGTGAAAGATAAAGAAACTATAGTGCGTTTTTCTTTGGAGGCTTTGGAATTTTTTGAGCCTTTTAACCTCGATATGCTTATCATTGCTTGCAACACAGTAAGTGCGTATGCTTTAAAAGAACTTAGAGCAAGGACTAAAATGCCTATTTTTGGTGTTATTGATGCTGGTGTAAGTGCGGTATCTAGGACTTTGCAAAACAAAAATGATGAAATTCTTATCATCGCTACTCAAGCGACGATAAAATCTAAACGCTATCAAAATCGCCTCGAAAAATTAGGCTTTTCTCATATCAAAGCTCTAGCTACAGGGCTTTTTGTGCCTATGGTTGAGGAGGGAATTTTTGAAGGAAAAGTCGTTGAAAGTGCTTTTGAATACTATTTTTCTTCTTTGCAAAGCAAGCCAAAAGCCTTGATACTTGGCTGCACTCATTTTCCACTACTTGCAAAACCCTTGCAAGAGTATTTTGGAGAAGATACCTTGCTGATTCACTCAGGACAAGCCCTTGCTGATCAACTTGAACGCAAATTCCAACTCAAAAGAAAAAACAAAAAAACAAAAGTAAGCTATTATGCTTCAAGTGATATCAAAAAGCTAAAAGAAAAAGCTAGAATTTGGCTCAAACGCTAA